In a genomic window of Capra hircus breed San Clemente unplaced genomic scaffold, ASM170441v1, whole genome shotgun sequence:
- the FAM83H gene encoding protein FAM83H isoform X1, which translates to MSGKRSRARKPRPRRAGRAKKATGQQGPEARPPPPAPGCLGDKAGVAPAGHVTSSKLAPQGHPKVARPERPQGAERPEQAAAVGSELVLVPAVDMEGYGVGGLVPGLGPELLRLHEVELCLAQEQLLLEDRRRQAQLHMRLWQEEQLWLQQLQEQQAWVRVEGLELALALEQLRSEGLEALQTQDPVPGPDMARRSQSSSQGDNPLAPGYLPPHYKEYYRLAVDALAEGGPEAYSRFLASEGAPAFLCPEELEHVSRHLRPPQHVAPEPPEGSPPNLDFDGSSGTYWPVNSDQAVPELDLGWPLTFGFQGTEVTTLVQPPPPDSPSIKDEARRMIRSAQQVVAVVMDMFTDVDLLSEVLEAAARRVPVYILLDEMNAQHFLDMADKCRVNLHHVDFLRVRTVAGPTYYCRTGKSFKGHVKEKFLLVDCAVVMSGSYSFMWSFEKIHRSLAHVFQGELVSSFDEEFRILFAQSEPLVPSAGALARMDTYALAPYAGAGPLMGGQMPGAPTPFSFPKRAHLLFPPPREEGLGFPSFLDPDRHFLSAFRREESSRMPGGALEPHTGLRPLSRRLDAEAGPGGELSGPRGFFQARHLEMDAFKRYSYAAADGAGAVENLAAARQVSRQTFLSHGDDLRFQTSHFHRDQLYQQHYQWDPQLAPARPQGLFEKLRAGRPGFPDHDEFALGAGPRFPELGLDGHQRLDYVPSSASREVRHGSDPAFAPGPRGLEPGGVPRPNLGQRFPCQSMTRLGPETAPEPEPERRGGPEGRAGLRHWRLTSYLSGCHSEDAGDEGLPTPMETEAYDDDVLVSGGRATAGDLLPSGFRVPAPFPVKGPAPGSGSGGGDGPECEGPEEAGLAKQDSFRSRLNPLIQRSSRLRSSLIFSASQGESTGGAAGASTEKVQLLHKEQTISEMLGPGNEAVRSAASTKVAELLEKYKGPSRDPGGVGTAVTVASHSKAVVSQAWKEEVSAAGGGGGGGGGGGSERRSLESCLLDLRESFAQQLHQEAERQPGAATLAATQLLDTLGRGSSGTDRLPSRFLSTQDHATSPQGRDSPPPERPGGYQSEPKGSPTSAYPELKGSPTHGFPTRRGSPTAGFTEQKGSPTSAYPERRGSPVPPVPERRGSPVPPVPERRGSLTLPFSGESLKPGPTEEAVGGPMEVLRKGSVRLRQLLSPKGERRAEEEGSFPTPQENGQPESPQRPSLGRVDSTEAAAEERGPRARVVSATANALYSSNLRDDTKAILEQISAHGQKHRGVPAPGPTPAHSSPELGHSPAAGVLAPDMSDKDKCSAIFRSDSLGTQGRLSRTLPASLEERDRLLRRMESMRKEKRVYSRFEVFCKKEEPGALGATEGPAEEDARDSKVGKFMPKILGTFKSKK; encoded by the exons ATGTCTGGCAAACGAAGTAGAGCTCGCAAACCCCGGCCCAGGAGGGCGGGCAGGGCAAAGAAGGCCACGGGGCAGCAGGGCCCTGAGgccaggcccccgccccccgccccagggtGCCTGGGGGACAAGGCGGGGGTGGCCCCCGCGGGGCACGTGACCAGCAGCAAGCTGGCTCCCCAGGGGCACCCCAAGGTGGCCAGACCAGAGCGGCCACAGGGAGCCGAGAGGCCGGAGCAGGCCGCTGCCGTGGGGTCCGAGCTGGTGCTGGTGCCCGCTGTGGACATGGAGGGCTACGGGGTGGGCGGCCTGGTGCCAGGCCTGGGCCCGGAGCTGCTGAGGCTCCACGAGGTCGAGCTGTGCTTGGCCCAGGAGCAGCTGCTGCTGGAGGACCGGCGTCGGCAGGCCCAGCTGCACATGCGGCTGTGGCAGGAGGAGCAGCTGTGGCTGCAGCAGCTCCAGGAGCAGCAGGCCTGGGTGCGCGTGGAGGGGCTGGAGCTTGCCCTGGCCTTGGAGCAGCTCCGCAGCGAGGGCCTTGAGGCGCTGCAGACCCAAGACCCG GTCCCTGGCCCCGACATGGCCCGTCGTTCCCAGAGCTCCTCCCAGGGGGACAACCCACTGGCACCCGGGTACCTGCCACCACACTACAAAGAGTACTACCGCCTGGCCGTGGATGCGCTGGCTGAGGGCGGGCCAGAGGCATATAGCCGCTTCCTTGCGTCTGAGGGGGCGCCTGCCTTCCTGTGCCCCGAGGAGCTGGAGCACGTGAGCCGCCACCTGCGGCCCCCGCAGCATGTTGCCCCCGAGCCCCCCGAAGGCAGCCCCCCCAATTTGGACTTCGATGGCTCCTCTGGTACTTACTGGCCTGTGAACTCCGACCAGGCAGTGCCTGAACTCGACCTGGGCTGGCCCCTGACCTTTGGCTTCCAGGGCACTGAAGTCACCACACTGGTTCAGCCGCCGCCACCTGACAGCCCCAGCATCAAGGATGAGGCTCGAAGGATGATCCGCTCTGCCCAGCAG GTGGTGGCCGTGGTGATGGACATGTTCACTGATGTGGACCTTCTCAGTGAAGTGCTGGAGGCTGCTGCGCGCCGCGTCCCAGTCTACATCCTCCTAGACGAGATGAATGCACAGCACTTCCTGGACATGGCCGACAAGTGCCGGGTCAACCTGCACCACGTGGAC TTCCTGCGCGTGCGTACTGTGGCGGGCCCCACCTACTACTGCCGCACTGGGAAGTCCTTCAAGGGCCACGTAAAGGAGAAGTTCCTCCTGGTGGATTGTGCCGTGGTGATGAGTGGGAGCTACAG CTTTATGTGGTCCTTCGAGAAGATCCACCGGAGTCTGGCGCACGTGTTCCAGGGCGAGCTGGTCTCCAGCTTCGATGAGGAATTCCGCATTCTCTTCGCACAGTCCGAGCCGCTGGTACCCTCGGCTGGGGCGCTGGCCCGCATGGACACCTATGCCCTGGCTCCATACGCAGGGGCTGGGCCACTCATGGGCGGCCAGATGCCCGGGgctcccacccccttctccttccccaaaCGCGCCCACCTCCTGTTCCCACCACCTCGGGAAGAAGGCCTGGGCTTCCCCTCCTTCCTTGACCCCGACCGCCACTTCCTGTCGGCGTTTCGCCGAGAGGAGTCTTCGCGGATGCCCGGGGGCGCCCTGGAGCCGCACACGGGACTGCGGCCGCTCTCACGGCGGCTGGACGCAGAGGCCGGGCCAGGCGGGGAGCTCTCGGGCCCGCGGGGCTTCTTTCAGGCGCGGCACCTAGAGATGGACGCCTTCAAGAGGTACAGCTATGCGGCCGCCGACGGTGCGGGCGCAGTGGAGAACCTCGCGGCCGCGCGGCAGGTATCACGGCAGACGTTCCTCAGCCACGGCGATGACCTCCGCTTCCAGACCAGCCATTTCCACCGTGACCAGCTCTACCAGCAGCACTATCAGTGGGACCCGCAGCTCGCGCCAGCGCGCCCGCAAGGCCTGTTCGAGAAGCTGCGGGCTGGCCGACCTGGCTTCCCAGACCACGACGAATTCGCGCTGGGCGCCGGGCCACGATTTCCGGAGCTCGGCCTGGACGGACACCAGCGGCTGGACTACGTGCCATCCAGTGCCTCACGGGAGGTGCGCCATGGCTCGGACCCCGCCTTTGCACCCGGACCCCGCGGTCTGGAACCCGGCGGGGTCCCTCGGCCCAACCTGGGCCAGCGCTTCCCTTGCCAATCGATGACGAGGCTAGGCCCAGAAACGGCTCCCGAGCCGGAGCCAGAGCGCAGGGGCGGACCCGAGGGGCGGGCCGGACTGCGGCACTGGCGCCTCACCTCCTACCTGAGCGGCTGTCACAGCGAGGACGCTGGCGATGAGGGCCTGCCCACACCCATGGAGACCGAGGCCTATGACGATGACGTGCTGGTTTCTGGGGGCCGGGCGACCGCTGGGGACCTGCTTCCCTCGGGCTTCCGTGTGCCCGCGCCCTTCCCAGTCAAAGGCCCAGCGCCGGGCTCTGGCAGTGGTGGCGGTGATGGACCAGAGTGCGAGGGCCCGGAGGAGGCGGGTCTGGCCAAGCAGGACTCTTTCCGTTCGCGCCTGAACCCGCTAATCCAGCGCAGCTCCCGGCTGCGCTCCTCGCTCATCTTCAGCGCATCGCAGGGCGAGAGCACGGGCGGAGCCGCTGGGGCCTCCACGGAGAAGGTGCAGCTGCTGCACAAGGAGCAGACGATCAGCGAGATGCTGGGGCCCGGCAATGAAGCCGTGCGCTCTGCTGCCTCCACTAAGGTGGCCGAGCTCCTGGAGAAGTACAAGGGCCCCTCTCGAGACCCTGGCGGCGTGGGGACAGCTGTCACCGTCGCGAGCCATAGCAAGGCTGTCGTGTCCCAGGCGTGGAAGGAGGAGGTGTCTGccgccggcggcggcggcggcggcggcggcggcggtgggaGCGAGCGCCGCAGCCTGGAGAGCTGCCTGCTGGACCTGCGTGAGTCCTTCGCACAGCAGCTGCACCAGGAGGCGGAGCGACAACCTGGAGCTGCCACTCTCGCTGCCACCCAGCTGCTGGACACGCTGGGCCGGGGCAGCAGTGGCACGGACCGGCTGCCCTCCCGCTTCCTGTCCACCCAGGACCACGCCACCTCCCCGCAAGGGCGGGACAGCCCCCCACCAGAGCGGCCTGGGGGGTACCAGTCTGAGCCAAAAGGGAGCCCCACCTCAGCCTACCCGGAGCTCAAGGGGAGTCCCACTCATGGGTTTCCCACCCGTAGAGGCAGCCCCACCGCTGGATTTACTGAGCAGAAGGGGAGCCCCACTTCTGCCTACCCTGAGCGCAGGGGTAGCCCGGTGCCTCCTGTTCCAGAGCGCAGGGGCAGCCCTGTGCCCCCTGTGCCTGAGCGCAGGGGTAGcctcacccttcccttctccggggagTCTCTGAAGCCCGGGCCCACAGAGGAGGCAGTTGGTGGCCCCATGGAGGTCCTGCGCAAAGGCTCCGTGCGACTGCGGCAGCTGCTGAGCCCCAAGGGTGAGCGGCGGGCAGAGGAGGAAGGCAGCTTTCCGACGCCGCAGGAGAATGGGCAGCCTGAGAGCCCCCAGCGGCCGTCCCTAGGCCGAGTTGACAGCACCGAGGCGGCTGCAGAGGAGCGGGGCCCGCGGGCGCGCGTGGTTTCAGCCACAGCCAATGCCTTGTACAGCAGCAACCTGCGGGACGACACGAAAGCCATTCTGGAGCAGATCAGCGCCCACGGCCAGAAGCATCGTGGAGTCCCCGCCCCGGGCCCAACCCCGGCCCACAGCAGCCCAGAGCTGGGTCACTCGCCAGCGGCCGGCGTCCTGGCCCCTGACATGTCCGACAAGGACAAGTGCTCGGCCATCTTCCGCTCGGACAGCCTGGGGACCCAAGGCCGGCTGAGCCGCACGCTGCCTGCCAGCTTGGAGGAACGCGACCGGCTCCTGCGCCGCATGGAGAGCATGCGCAAAGAGAAGCGAGTCTACAGCCGCTTTGAGGTCTTCTGCAAAAAGGAGGAGCCGGGGGCTCTCGGGGCCACGGAGGGCCCTGCCGAGGAGGATGCCAGGGACAGCAAGGTGGGCAAGTTCATGCCCAAGATCCTGGGTACATTCAAAAGCAAGAAGTGA
- the FAM83H gene encoding protein FAM83H isoform X2 gives MARRSQSSSQGDNPLAPGYLPPHYKEYYRLAVDALAEGGPEAYSRFLASEGAPAFLCPEELEHVSRHLRPPQHVAPEPPEGSPPNLDFDGSSGTYWPVNSDQAVPELDLGWPLTFGFQGTEVTTLVQPPPPDSPSIKDEARRMIRSAQQVVAVVMDMFTDVDLLSEVLEAAARRVPVYILLDEMNAQHFLDMADKCRVNLHHVDFLRVRTVAGPTYYCRTGKSFKGHVKEKFLLVDCAVVMSGSYSFMWSFEKIHRSLAHVFQGELVSSFDEEFRILFAQSEPLVPSAGALARMDTYALAPYAGAGPLMGGQMPGAPTPFSFPKRAHLLFPPPREEGLGFPSFLDPDRHFLSAFRREESSRMPGGALEPHTGLRPLSRRLDAEAGPGGELSGPRGFFQARHLEMDAFKRYSYAAADGAGAVENLAAARQVSRQTFLSHGDDLRFQTSHFHRDQLYQQHYQWDPQLAPARPQGLFEKLRAGRPGFPDHDEFALGAGPRFPELGLDGHQRLDYVPSSASREVRHGSDPAFAPGPRGLEPGGVPRPNLGQRFPCQSMTRLGPETAPEPEPERRGGPEGRAGLRHWRLTSYLSGCHSEDAGDEGLPTPMETEAYDDDVLVSGGRATAGDLLPSGFRVPAPFPVKGPAPGSGSGGGDGPECEGPEEAGLAKQDSFRSRLNPLIQRSSRLRSSLIFSASQGESTGGAAGASTEKVQLLHKEQTISEMLGPGNEAVRSAASTKVAELLEKYKGPSRDPGGVGTAVTVASHSKAVVSQAWKEEVSAAGGGGGGGGGGGSERRSLESCLLDLRESFAQQLHQEAERQPGAATLAATQLLDTLGRGSSGTDRLPSRFLSTQDHATSPQGRDSPPPERPGGYQSEPKGSPTSAYPELKGSPTHGFPTRRGSPTAGFTEQKGSPTSAYPERRGSPVPPVPERRGSPVPPVPERRGSLTLPFSGESLKPGPTEEAVGGPMEVLRKGSVRLRQLLSPKGERRAEEEGSFPTPQENGQPESPQRPSLGRVDSTEAAAEERGPRARVVSATANALYSSNLRDDTKAILEQISAHGQKHRGVPAPGPTPAHSSPELGHSPAAGVLAPDMSDKDKCSAIFRSDSLGTQGRLSRTLPASLEERDRLLRRMESMRKEKRVYSRFEVFCKKEEPGALGATEGPAEEDARDSKVGKFMPKILGTFKSKK, from the exons ATGGCCCGTCGTTCCCAGAGCTCCTCCCAGGGGGACAACCCACTGGCACCCGGGTACCTGCCACCACACTACAAAGAGTACTACCGCCTGGCCGTGGATGCGCTGGCTGAGGGCGGGCCAGAGGCATATAGCCGCTTCCTTGCGTCTGAGGGGGCGCCTGCCTTCCTGTGCCCCGAGGAGCTGGAGCACGTGAGCCGCCACCTGCGGCCCCCGCAGCATGTTGCCCCCGAGCCCCCCGAAGGCAGCCCCCCCAATTTGGACTTCGATGGCTCCTCTGGTACTTACTGGCCTGTGAACTCCGACCAGGCAGTGCCTGAACTCGACCTGGGCTGGCCCCTGACCTTTGGCTTCCAGGGCACTGAAGTCACCACACTGGTTCAGCCGCCGCCACCTGACAGCCCCAGCATCAAGGATGAGGCTCGAAGGATGATCCGCTCTGCCCAGCAG GTGGTGGCCGTGGTGATGGACATGTTCACTGATGTGGACCTTCTCAGTGAAGTGCTGGAGGCTGCTGCGCGCCGCGTCCCAGTCTACATCCTCCTAGACGAGATGAATGCACAGCACTTCCTGGACATGGCCGACAAGTGCCGGGTCAACCTGCACCACGTGGAC TTCCTGCGCGTGCGTACTGTGGCGGGCCCCACCTACTACTGCCGCACTGGGAAGTCCTTCAAGGGCCACGTAAAGGAGAAGTTCCTCCTGGTGGATTGTGCCGTGGTGATGAGTGGGAGCTACAG CTTTATGTGGTCCTTCGAGAAGATCCACCGGAGTCTGGCGCACGTGTTCCAGGGCGAGCTGGTCTCCAGCTTCGATGAGGAATTCCGCATTCTCTTCGCACAGTCCGAGCCGCTGGTACCCTCGGCTGGGGCGCTGGCCCGCATGGACACCTATGCCCTGGCTCCATACGCAGGGGCTGGGCCACTCATGGGCGGCCAGATGCCCGGGgctcccacccccttctccttccccaaaCGCGCCCACCTCCTGTTCCCACCACCTCGGGAAGAAGGCCTGGGCTTCCCCTCCTTCCTTGACCCCGACCGCCACTTCCTGTCGGCGTTTCGCCGAGAGGAGTCTTCGCGGATGCCCGGGGGCGCCCTGGAGCCGCACACGGGACTGCGGCCGCTCTCACGGCGGCTGGACGCAGAGGCCGGGCCAGGCGGGGAGCTCTCGGGCCCGCGGGGCTTCTTTCAGGCGCGGCACCTAGAGATGGACGCCTTCAAGAGGTACAGCTATGCGGCCGCCGACGGTGCGGGCGCAGTGGAGAACCTCGCGGCCGCGCGGCAGGTATCACGGCAGACGTTCCTCAGCCACGGCGATGACCTCCGCTTCCAGACCAGCCATTTCCACCGTGACCAGCTCTACCAGCAGCACTATCAGTGGGACCCGCAGCTCGCGCCAGCGCGCCCGCAAGGCCTGTTCGAGAAGCTGCGGGCTGGCCGACCTGGCTTCCCAGACCACGACGAATTCGCGCTGGGCGCCGGGCCACGATTTCCGGAGCTCGGCCTGGACGGACACCAGCGGCTGGACTACGTGCCATCCAGTGCCTCACGGGAGGTGCGCCATGGCTCGGACCCCGCCTTTGCACCCGGACCCCGCGGTCTGGAACCCGGCGGGGTCCCTCGGCCCAACCTGGGCCAGCGCTTCCCTTGCCAATCGATGACGAGGCTAGGCCCAGAAACGGCTCCCGAGCCGGAGCCAGAGCGCAGGGGCGGACCCGAGGGGCGGGCCGGACTGCGGCACTGGCGCCTCACCTCCTACCTGAGCGGCTGTCACAGCGAGGACGCTGGCGATGAGGGCCTGCCCACACCCATGGAGACCGAGGCCTATGACGATGACGTGCTGGTTTCTGGGGGCCGGGCGACCGCTGGGGACCTGCTTCCCTCGGGCTTCCGTGTGCCCGCGCCCTTCCCAGTCAAAGGCCCAGCGCCGGGCTCTGGCAGTGGTGGCGGTGATGGACCAGAGTGCGAGGGCCCGGAGGAGGCGGGTCTGGCCAAGCAGGACTCTTTCCGTTCGCGCCTGAACCCGCTAATCCAGCGCAGCTCCCGGCTGCGCTCCTCGCTCATCTTCAGCGCATCGCAGGGCGAGAGCACGGGCGGAGCCGCTGGGGCCTCCACGGAGAAGGTGCAGCTGCTGCACAAGGAGCAGACGATCAGCGAGATGCTGGGGCCCGGCAATGAAGCCGTGCGCTCTGCTGCCTCCACTAAGGTGGCCGAGCTCCTGGAGAAGTACAAGGGCCCCTCTCGAGACCCTGGCGGCGTGGGGACAGCTGTCACCGTCGCGAGCCATAGCAAGGCTGTCGTGTCCCAGGCGTGGAAGGAGGAGGTGTCTGccgccggcggcggcggcggcggcggcggcggcggtgggaGCGAGCGCCGCAGCCTGGAGAGCTGCCTGCTGGACCTGCGTGAGTCCTTCGCACAGCAGCTGCACCAGGAGGCGGAGCGACAACCTGGAGCTGCCACTCTCGCTGCCACCCAGCTGCTGGACACGCTGGGCCGGGGCAGCAGTGGCACGGACCGGCTGCCCTCCCGCTTCCTGTCCACCCAGGACCACGCCACCTCCCCGCAAGGGCGGGACAGCCCCCCACCAGAGCGGCCTGGGGGGTACCAGTCTGAGCCAAAAGGGAGCCCCACCTCAGCCTACCCGGAGCTCAAGGGGAGTCCCACTCATGGGTTTCCCACCCGTAGAGGCAGCCCCACCGCTGGATTTACTGAGCAGAAGGGGAGCCCCACTTCTGCCTACCCTGAGCGCAGGGGTAGCCCGGTGCCTCCTGTTCCAGAGCGCAGGGGCAGCCCTGTGCCCCCTGTGCCTGAGCGCAGGGGTAGcctcacccttcccttctccggggagTCTCTGAAGCCCGGGCCCACAGAGGAGGCAGTTGGTGGCCCCATGGAGGTCCTGCGCAAAGGCTCCGTGCGACTGCGGCAGCTGCTGAGCCCCAAGGGTGAGCGGCGGGCAGAGGAGGAAGGCAGCTTTCCGACGCCGCAGGAGAATGGGCAGCCTGAGAGCCCCCAGCGGCCGTCCCTAGGCCGAGTTGACAGCACCGAGGCGGCTGCAGAGGAGCGGGGCCCGCGGGCGCGCGTGGTTTCAGCCACAGCCAATGCCTTGTACAGCAGCAACCTGCGGGACGACACGAAAGCCATTCTGGAGCAGATCAGCGCCCACGGCCAGAAGCATCGTGGAGTCCCCGCCCCGGGCCCAACCCCGGCCCACAGCAGCCCAGAGCTGGGTCACTCGCCAGCGGCCGGCGTCCTGGCCCCTGACATGTCCGACAAGGACAAGTGCTCGGCCATCTTCCGCTCGGACAGCCTGGGGACCCAAGGCCGGCTGAGCCGCACGCTGCCTGCCAGCTTGGAGGAACGCGACCGGCTCCTGCGCCGCATGGAGAGCATGCGCAAAGAGAAGCGAGTCTACAGCCGCTTTGAGGTCTTCTGCAAAAAGGAGGAGCCGGGGGCTCTCGGGGCCACGGAGGGCCCTGCCGAGGAGGATGCCAGGGACAGCAAGGTGGGCAAGTTCATGCCCAAGATCCTGGGTACATTCAAAAGCAAGAAGTGA